In Sparus aurata chromosome 3, fSpaAur1.1, whole genome shotgun sequence, the following are encoded in one genomic region:
- the mgat1b gene encoding alpha-1,3-mannosyl-glycoprotein 2-beta-N-acetylglucosaminyltransferase b → MVRKKGSLILCGAFLFVAWNALLLLYLWGRPPIGRLGEGGGAEPGGKEEWGMGRGKGGRVNLAGEVIRLAEEVEIQLETQKKLIKQIESHRAQWAQQRDIGKREADDAKEVKDHQPPKPPLPLKDDADDKDQTELKQTQSPAPTVASDTKLGQHQAVEVKEEVFKTNELATSVGSPEVVIPILVIACDRVTVKRSLDRLIQYRPSPKLYPIIVSQDCGHSETARVIGSYGDQVTHLRQPDLADIRVRPEHRKFQGYYKIARHYRWALNQVFNTFSQSTVVIVEDDLEVAPDFFEYFRALYPILRSDPSLWCVSAWNDNGRDALVDPSKAELLYRTDFFPGLGWMLLKEMWDELEVKWPSAFWDDWMRQPEQRKDRSCIRPEISRTITFGRKGVSLGQFFDQYLRYIKLNTEFVPFTKQDLSHLLKEKYDEKFIKDVYSAPWVKLEDLQQGGSLRGPGPYRIQYSSRDSFKVFARNLGVMDDLKSGVPRTGYRGVVSFLHRGRRVFLAPPEGWSRYDTSWS, encoded by the exons ATGGTTCGCAAGAAAGGTTCTCTTATACTATGTGGTGCTTTCCTGTTTGTCGCCTGGAACGCTTTGCTTCTACTTTATCTGTGGGGTCGGCCTCCCATCGGCCGGCTTGGGGAAGGTGGTGGAGCAGAAccaggaggaaaggaggagtgGGGCATGGGCAGGGGGAAAGGAGGCCGGGTCAACCTTGCAGGGGAGGTGATCCGGCTGGCAGAGGAGGTCGAAATACAGCTCGAGACCCAGAAGAAGCTTATAAAGCAGATTGAAAGTCACAGAGCGCAGTGGGCTCAGCAGAGAGACATTGGGAAAAGAGAAGCAGATGATGCAAAAGAAGTCAAAGACCACCAGCCACCAAAACCTCCACTTCCTCTCAAAGACGATGCTGATGACAAGGACCAAACTGAATTAAAGCAGACACAGAGTCCTGCTCCTACAGTTGCTTCAGACACTAAGTTGGGACAGCACCAGGCCGTTGAAGTAAAGGAGGAGGTTTTTAAGACCAATGAACTGGCGACCTCTGTTGGCAGCCCAGAAGTCGTCATTCCCATTCTAGTTATCGCTTGTGACAGAGTGACGGTGAAACGGAGCCTCGACAGACTTATTCAGTACCGCCCTTCTCCAAAGCTGTATCCAATTATTGTCAGTCAGGACTGTGGCCACAGCGAGACAGCACGTGTGATTGGCTCATACGGAGATCAAGTGACACACCTGCGTCAACCGGACCTCGCGGACATCAGAGTTCGGCCAGAGCACAGGAAGTTCCAGGGCTACTACAAAATTGCCCGCCATTACCGCTGGGCCCTCAACCAAGTGTTCAACACGTTCTCCCAGTCCACTGTGGTCATAGTGGAGGACGACCTGGAG GTGGCACCAGACTTCTTTGAGTATTTCCGAGCCCTGTACCCAATCTTGCGCTCTGACCCCAGCCTGTGGTGTGTTTCTGCCTGGAACGATAACGGCAGAGATGCCCTGGTGGATCCATCCAAAGCCGAGCTCCTCTACAGAACAGACTTCTTCCCCGGGCTGGGCTGGATGCTGCTGAAGGAGATGTGGGACGAACTGGAGGTCAAATGGCCCTCAGCTTTCTGGGATGACTGGATGCGGCAACCTGAGCAGCGCAAGGACCGCTCCTGCATTCGGCCAGAAATATCCCGGACTATAACCTTTGGCCGGAAAGGCGTCAGTTTAGGTCAATTCTTTGACCAGTACCTTCGCTATATTAAGCTAAACACTGAATTTGTGCCTTTTACCAAACAGGATTTGTCCCATTTGCTTAAAGAGAAGTATGATGAAAAGTTTATCAAAGACGTTTACAGTGCCCCATGGGTGAAGCTTGAGGACCTGCAACAAGGGGGCAGCTTAAGAGGCCCTGGACCGTACAGGATCCAGTACTCCAGCAGGGACAGTTTTAAAGTCTTCGCTCGAAATCTCGGGGTTATGGACGACTTGAAATCTGGTGTTCCTCGTACAGGTTACAGGGGCGTAGTCAGTTTCCTGCACCGGGGTCGAAGGGTGTTCTTGGCTCCACCGGAGGGCTGGTCACGGTATGATACCAGCTGGAGCTAA